cATATCTGGCCCAGGATACTGAGATTTGCACTCCTAACTTTCCCTCATCTTgagagaattttgtaaaaaggtaAAATGTATATGCTGACTGTACACCAACCAATATTTTAATACAACTAGACTGTGCAAAAAGGTACACAGCACCAAATAATTCTAATAGTGACTGAATATGAACTAATAATTCAATACGCTTCGAATGTACAAAAGAGAGTTCTTTCCCCCAATACAAAGTATTTCTAGTagatttaaaaagtttccaattttttctcaggaCTCTGAgagtttcctaatttttaatgaCAGCTTCTGAGTTAATTCCAGTGTAATGAAGAACTTTACTTCGTAGGAAATCAATCtgtaaaagaaaattagaaatttttcaagagtagATGAAGAAACAGCAAATTCAGTAGCAAAATTCTAGGATTCCTGCTAAAATTTACAACATACTTATTATTTCTAATAGTTGTAAATTATTTGAATCGCACATTGTTTATATTTTATTCGAGGCTAATCCATTCCATTTATATAAATACAATAAATTTGGATACATATCAGTGGAAAAGAATGAGCACCATGCTGCACCACTTAATTTTGTGCTCTTGAAGAGCTTTATTATTTGCCTCTAATGAACTCTCCAATTTCTCTCTTTCTAGATACTTAGAGTGTGTAGAACTTCTTCTAAAGCATGGTTCTAGAGTGGACGTTGAAGCACGAATGTGTTGGCCACATTCTCACAGCCCTAACTGTGAAGAACGAGGGAAACAGTGTGAAGGTAAGAAAGTTTTGTGACTTAGATATACCAGAAAAATCTTAATTATCAGGATCATTTGGGATTGGACATCATTCTGatacttaaatttttgtgtattttgaaGAATCAATATGTGACATCGAAACATCACAAAATAAACAACCAAAGCATAACATTAAACATGAAAGCATTTTAATGATAACTTGCATCATTCTTGGTGAAAATAAAGTCAGAAATGAATGACTGCATCTTCGCACTGTTTCTCCTTTAATGTGAAAATACGAGCtggcttaaaaaaatttcaggaaccttacctagaaaattttaagttccTAAGTGCTAAGTTGAGCATGTATTTCTTTACAAGTTGATAATCATGTATTCATCTACAAATTGAAGACAGTaaaatggataaaaaaacattttgtggACCAACCAAAAATCTTGTTTATTAAAGACAAATCTAAATGAGCTGAAAGACGTGGTTGACAATATTTAAAGTTTGTTAATGccaattttgcgattttatgCAACCTGTTGAGTGTGTATACTTACAAGCATGAAAATATAGTTCTGTTGCTGTTTTGCAGTACTTTTGTAGttattttgaattattattgCAGAAAAACTCAGTTAATGAAAGTAAACTTGGATTATCTGATTTAAAAACTGCTTCTAATtttaattcctttaaattttatcaaaattttcttaGGGTACTTCAAAAATATCGTGTATTCAATCTCAAAAAAGATATTTTCCCCCTGATACTTAAGCATGAAATGAATGATTGAAATGAGCTAGACTCCAAAACAGTGATGTAAATCCCTCTTGAACTCTTTTGTCACCTGAAACAACTCTAttatcacccccccccccccctaaaaaaatattACGTAATGGTAGCAAGTTTAAGGTGACGAAAGAACTTAATAAAGAAATTTGGGtccttggaaaaataaaataaaaccttTAGTTCCAGGGACCTTTAGCTCCTCATGTCCTTTAATTAgacttactttttcttttctttagtCACTAACTAACTTTTTTACTTCCAAATCTTTCAGATGTTTATGTGAATGACCGATTAAATGCTGAGAGAGGAAAAGATAAAGTACAAAATGCTATCTGTTATGCGGTTGATGGTGACCAGGTTAGTTTCTTCACTTTTCGTTCAGCgcacctacttttttttttttttttaagaaaaggcATACTATTCTGTTTACTGCTACAGCAGCTCGCCCAATCTCGGTTTGGTCTGCTAGCTGATTgtggaaaaaaaggtttttttccatggaaaaccaTGAGAGTACTCCGTATCAAATCTTGTCAAAAAATGTTGGGAATGTATGGGCCGGGCTGACGAACGAAGCGCCAAGGGGCGTCAAGGAGCCAAAGCAACTAGCAGAAACTCTGCCATCAGGCATCCTGAAGTTGGGCTGTGCTCCTTAACCTCGTGCTATTGACACATTCcatattcccgcaaggctcagcaGCCGTCTGACGGTAGGTCAGACTTCAGCTAACGGTAGgtcttttcaaaaactgtggCAGACATTGCAGAGCGCGGATGTTTAGAGCATGGCCATGCCCCCCACCAAGTTAGACTGTGTTGTTTCAATCTTCTTTGATAGGTAGTGCTGATGTTAGGAATTGAACCCATAGTCACACAGAGTAATTACGGTTCAGCTGCATCCGTATGGCACTTGGAGTTATAAGTATAGTTGAAACTATAAGCCGCCTCGGTTGCACTACCTCTGAAACCTGTTGTCAGTAAAGAGTGTTTCTTAATTCATACCAAAGGGAGACAATCAATTTATGATGCCCTTGGAGACTTCAGCTAGCTTGTCGTGCTCATCGACTAAGCTGAAACAACTATGGTAAATCACAAGAAGCAGTAGGCTTGAGATTCAAATGAAGCGGGTACACATATACGCTTTATAATTCATTCAAGAAATAATTCCAATATTCCACTAAAATTTCTACGTAATAAAATCATTCATCACGAATTTTGATTTACTAAGACatgtccaaatttttcttgacccATGACAATTACCTTGGGCactttgtattatttttaagtttttctacaAGCTTTAGTTTTGACACTTTATTGAATCATTTTCAAAGAAGTCAATGTCTTATTTTCTGGGTTTTTAGGCCAATGTCTTGGAATGCTTGATGCAACAAAATGAAGGTGAACATTGGTTACCATGGCAACAAAAGAGGCCTCTTCTGCATTTAGCAGTTGCGGGAGGAGCATGGGAATGTGTCAAACTTCTGGTCACTGTTCGATCAGATGAGATAGGAAAATGTGTTGATGAATACTACCCTCTGCATCATGCAGTTTTAAaaccattaaaatttttagctttATTATCAAGGTATGCATCTTTTATGCTTTCTCTTACTGTTGTGTATGAAACTTGTAAATTCTGATGAGTCAATCACAGTTGGAGAAATATCTCACTATTCGGAGTGCTCAATGACAGATTGTTGCAATCTTAGAATCTATGTAGAAATCTCTTGCTgggaaatgcaatccaatttcaGAAACATCGATTTTTCTAATAACTattcacaaaataaaaataaaaaaaaatttaaaaacagtaAGTTTCCCTTTGAAGAATATGTATGTTTCTATGTGTAATATATGTGTATCTTTAAAAGACCGTTAGAAAGTGTTTCCTCTTAAGCTTAGCTTAACCTTTTGCTCTTGAGTGTCGACTTTCAGTTGACAGAATTGATTAACATATGTGAAATGGTAAAATGATGTGCTAAACTCTGCAGGAACGTACCTTAACTATCAAGGATCCATAGCTTGGTTTTTTCTGTTGGAGGTTGCTGGCAGTACAATTTTGCCGCCTTACTACACTTTAATCTAAGCAATTCAGGCCGAGAAGAGATTTTTTGCCACCTTCATTTACATATTGTGTTGTAGCCAGCTTTTGTGCTCAAGTATAATTTTTTAgtctttttttcatctctttatTGACTCCACTCAAGTTTACAGAAAGTACAGGAAAGGCGACCCCCTCTAAAAGAATTCAAATGCAAAAGGTTTGGCGTTTCTTGTGTTATCTTCCAGcataaaaattttcttcatgaagATAATATCTCTACCTAACAGCCTCTCTCAAATACCATAAAAGTACAGTGAATTCAAACTatgataatttttcaaagttttgagcTTAAgccttaactttttttcagtaatgGGGCTGACCTGACGGTAGTCACGCCAACGCAACAAATGAACGCTTTACACTTAGTCTTTCTTCTTGGTCGTAAGAGTGCAGAAGATACCCTTGCCACTTGTAAACTGCTCCTAGAGTCCGGACTACAGAAACAGATCAACGAACCTGATTCATTGGGCAACACACCTTTGCATGGCTTGATTGTGAGGTATGCTATTGAGGAAGCCAGGATTGCATATGACACAGAGATTCCATGGAACAAGTGGGATGTTCTGCATTTGGTAAGCACTACAAATCCATTTATTTTTGTGGGGTGTTTCGTCTTGTCAGAATTATTTACTCTCAAGCATCAGTTAAGTATAGAAATCTATCTCTCAAATCATACATCGTACTGAGTTCAACAGATAATTGGAGGCTTCtgaggaattcaaatttcaacgctcatttcaagcatttttcCAAAAGTAATGATAGATCTCAATTATTAAAAGTCCAGTGCACCTTTCAGTAAAGCTATCGGTCCTAAAAGAACCAATGATGGCCATGTGGCAATGCCTTAACGTGCAATATTGTTGTATGCAAATAACACAGTAGAAAAACAGCTCTTCAaacctctcatttttttttttttttttttttttttccagaaatacCAGGATATGTCTGACATATTAGGTGCCTGAAAAAGTGAGAATACGGTAACTTCACACTAAACTAAGTTGAGAGTATCtgtcattgaagaaaaaaagaagatttgaaCCTGAGTACCCATGAGTTATCCAAGAGATCTTGCATTCTGTCTAATTAACTAAGCATTTCATGTTTGAAATTGGTATTCAGTCAGTGATACGGACATTTTTATATATTCAATGACTAAAAGAACTACTCAAGCACTTAATCCAAACAAGTATACCTACTAATTTATCTCATTGATCGTTTCAGATGCGgtttctgttatcaaaaggtgctCAACCATCAATAAACCAGCCTGGAAACAGTGCTTTGGCATGCGTTCTGAGGCACGTAAAGGATTGGGAGTTCCGTTATGAACTTCTCAACATGCTTTTACAAGAAGGAGGGAATCCAAACAATGTGGGCAGGGACGGAAGTGTCCCACTGATGGTCTGTCTAGTACCTCTAATAAACAAAGATCCTCTTCATCACCTAACCCATACAATGAAGGTTTGTGTTCAAAGTTTCCTGttatttttccatcattttaaagagaataTATGGGCTCACAAGAATTTTTAGACTGGTGACAAGAAAGTGCATTGTTTAATATTTGTACCATGTACTCATCTAGTGTTATTTGTGGTTGATTTTGCTAGTGCTCAGGTTCACAGAAAAGTTTGAGTGGGATGCGAGAGATTGATGCAAAATCtaccttttttccctctttatatttgtttctctcatttttggaattcatttaatttcaatattcaaaAGAGGACAATAACATAAGGGacattttttctaattcaagATTGAATGGCACTAAAGGGTTTCCTTGAGTCTGCACCTCAGAATCACCAAAACAGCCTTGATAATTGAAATATGACTGATTACCGACTTCGAAAACCTATTTTGACATGAGTTTTCTCCAACGAAAACAATAAGAAATCTACCTACTTATCAGCAATCCAATCAACCTCTCAAATCCGAATGTATTGCTGTggattaagaaaataaatacttgttttttgaattttaagaatttcagAACTGGAATTGGGAAAACCGGAAAGTGtccgggaattttaaaaagtcagggaaaaccttgaaatatcagggaaaatgacaaaaaagtccaggaaaaattgttgaggcacctttatttgctttatAGAAAGAGtttgatgtttcaaacaaaCAAATTTGGCATGAAAACAacttcaaattatgtctttttaaccgtCTGGCATATtatcaattgtcaggaaattgtatcaaaatatctcagagaaatcaggaaaaaatcgggGAATTTCATtatccaaattctgtggcaacccggAATTTCTACTTTTCAAAACTCTTCTACAAAAGTTGAAGTATGCACTGCAATGGTTACCACAAACCTAGTATAATACATAAAGTatcatcaaaaattaatttgttttctttcatccTCTCTCATTGAACCATAACCATCTTTGCCACTCTGTTCTAGGTCTGCTACCAAAATTGTGTACGTATTCTATGCAAGCACGGAGCAAATCCCAACTGCACAACGCGGTCAAACCTGACACCTTTGCATGTCTTAGTGTTTTCAGCAAATGAAAATATGGAAAACGGAAGGGGGTCTGATGAGAATGAGTCAAAAACTGTACAGAACATGGAGTTTATACGAAGCCTGCTTGCAATTTTACTTCAGCATGGATTAGACCCTAATATTCGGTTTTCACCACGTACTCAGCACATTCTCCAGTCCATTCTGGATATGATCCAAGCGTCACGTCAGCCTTCTGAGCTACAGCTTCAAGAGGTTTATAGGCTCACTCTTATATTTTTGCAGGTTAGTACACTATaccttttctttaattttcctacCTAAGATGGCGAATATATTAGAGTTGCAGTGGTGTTGGTCGATTCTTGAACGGCAGCTTCCCAGACAGATTTAAAATCAAATCTGCATTAGAATAGacaaatcttcaaatttttaacaacacggaaaaaaaagaattgctgattcagcaattcaattgctaaaaacagtgagtgcaatgtttcaacgcagattttacaacaaaaaaatgctactttaaccacattgtaaactactttaaccacgggggtggttaaagaagcattttttggttgtaaaatctgcgttgaaacattgcactcactgtttttagcaattgaattgctgaatcagcaattcttttttttttccgtgaagctAAAGATTGTAAAAGTTGTGATCTGTATTGCCAGGATGGGTGGATCTTCAAACTCAGGTCACCTCAAATGTATTATCATCAGTAAATAATACTGTGCAAGGAATGTTGTATACAAAGCAATTGAAGATATCTATAGAAAATACAATTCTGATGCGTAGCACCGCTCAGAAGAAAGGAATagtttactttaaaaataagaaaggcatgtattttttttttttttttttttttttacaaaagtttaagttaaaaataaagtaaaaactgtaaattaaaaactttaggaaaatgaaaacttcaaattatAGCAATGAGCATCTACACGTCCTCTTTACACTACCTTCCGAAGTACATGTAGCAAGTATTAATGATCATATTGAATGATGAATGGCCTTGTTTATTTATAACCTTATGCTTTTTCTTCATAGTATGGTGCAAATCCTGACTTACGAATTCCGCTACTCGACCCGGGATGCCACAATTCTGCAACAGCCAATGTCCTGTTACGGACCCTCAGGGGAAATCACTATGTCCTCTTCTACTATGTTACTCTAATTTTGCGGAAAGAAGAATTGCTTCACAAGTCCTCCGCAACATTTGCGTCCATCATCTGGCTGTACTACTTCTCAATGAGTCACCGTGAGCTTTATGATTGTTTGGGTGGTCTGCTCAAAGCCTTTGAAGCTGGTGTCCTTCCAATGCGTGCAACAGCATTGGTTAATTTGTTAAAGGAACTGTACACAAGACCGCGATCTCTAAAACAGATTGCACGACATCATGTTTACAAGAGCTTGGGTCGCAAGCCCGCCATGCATGTTAACAAACTGCCACTTCCCAATGCACTCAAGGAgtatattttaaactttgaattttaattCATCATTGTGTCTCTTTTTAATGAGAACCTACAACTTTGTTCTTcctctttcctcgcaaaaagcTGGTTTTCATCAGATAAAGCTGCTGTATTGTTTTACAACAGTCATTTCACTATTCCACAATAAACATCACTATTAACGAAGCCAATTTTTCTGCCCTACATAATTTGTTGTTATAGCAAATTAATTTACGCTTTCAAGTTTACCTAAATAATTTTAGGAAACTAAAAAGTTAATCATAAAAAGTGTGTAAATATCCAaaggcaaaattttaaacattataAGATAAATTCTCAGTCATCCCTTCTTGTTCATGTACAATATGTGAAAAGCACCAATAATTTGTCTCAAAACGCattttaatagaaattcagGCAGCCCAAACTTATGATTGACTATGCTGATTCATTCAATTCATTTGTAGTCTGAACCAGAGCAATTTTAAAGAGATATTTTGGTAGCTTTTTGAATCATAATTTTCTTATCAAGAAatagtttttaaatgaaatttcatgaagtctTTCAAACAAAAAAGTAAGGAGATGTAATCTCATGGAGAAAGTATTTTTTGTGAGTTTATTTAAGACCAATTTATACAGATATGTCATTCCTGTGGCCAAACTTTGGTGTGAATTGACACCAGGAAGTCCAAATGCAATACATTTCTTACCGGATCATTTTGCAATGagctttgcaaaaaaatgtacAGTGACTGATCCGTGTGAACCAGTGGCGTGCGCTGAAATTTTGTTTCTCTTTCGCAAATTACCTTGCTATCCTTTGAATTCACAGGTGCGATGGAAACAGATAAGGCAAGCTGCAGCTcgcctcttatttttttttcttacgtaTGGGCTCAAAGAGCATACA
This window of the Bemisia tabaci chromosome 3, PGI_BMITA_v3 genome carries:
- the LOC109038976 gene encoding uncharacterized protein isoform X2; protein product: MGGALSHFFQSGSALLSANHRGCSDQTRSKIRVVFDALRANPRVTCQRLQGLLSQIPKNENILLVHDEEGYNLLQKCVGLNNVDMVRWILSRNVDLNRGACSFPLHIACLKGYLECVELLLKHGSRVDVEARMCWPHSHSPNCEERGKQCEDVYVNDRLNAERGKDKVQNAICYAVDGDQANVLECLMQQNEGEHWLPWQQKRPLLHLAVAGGAWECVKLLVTVRSDEIGKCVDEYYPLHHAVLKPLKFLALLSSNGADLTVVTPTQQMNALHLVFLLGRKSAEDTLATCKLLLESGLQKQINEPDSLGNTPLHGLIVRYAIEEARIAYDTEIPWNKWDVLHLMRFLLSKGAQPSINQPGNSALACVLRHVKDWEFRYELLNMLLQEGGNPNNVGRDGSVPLMVCLVPLINKDPLHHLTHTMKVCYQNCVRILCKHGANPNCTTRSNLTPLHVLVFSANENMENGRGSDENESKTVQNMEFIRSLLAILLQHGLDPNIRFSPRTQHILQSILDMIQASRQPSELQLQEVYRLTLIFLQYGANPDLRIPLLDPGCHNSATANVLLRTLRGNHYVLFYYVTLILRKEELLHKSSATFASIIWLYYFSMSHRELYDCLGGLLKAFEAGVLPMRATALVNLLKELYTRPRSLKQIARHHVYKSLGRKPAMHVNKLPLPNALKEYILNFEF
- the LOC109038976 gene encoding uncharacterized protein isoform X1, which translates into the protein MGNLTSSSQLEICRKIDNMILPPKSCSCVYGSLNERNMGGALSHFFQSGSALLSANHRGCSDQTRSKIRVVFDALRANPRVTCQRLQGLLSQIPKNENILLVHDEEGYNLLQKCVGLNNVDMVRWILSRNVDLNRGACSFPLHIACLKGYLECVELLLKHGSRVDVEARMCWPHSHSPNCEERGKQCEDVYVNDRLNAERGKDKVQNAICYAVDGDQANVLECLMQQNEGEHWLPWQQKRPLLHLAVAGGAWECVKLLVTVRSDEIGKCVDEYYPLHHAVLKPLKFLALLSSNGADLTVVTPTQQMNALHLVFLLGRKSAEDTLATCKLLLESGLQKQINEPDSLGNTPLHGLIVRYAIEEARIAYDTEIPWNKWDVLHLMRFLLSKGAQPSINQPGNSALACVLRHVKDWEFRYELLNMLLQEGGNPNNVGRDGSVPLMVCLVPLINKDPLHHLTHTMKVCYQNCVRILCKHGANPNCTTRSNLTPLHVLVFSANENMENGRGSDENESKTVQNMEFIRSLLAILLQHGLDPNIRFSPRTQHILQSILDMIQASRQPSELQLQEVYRLTLIFLQYGANPDLRIPLLDPGCHNSATANVLLRTLRGNHYVLFYYVTLILRKEELLHKSSATFASIIWLYYFSMSHRELYDCLGGLLKAFEAGVLPMRATALVNLLKELYTRPRSLKQIARHHVYKSLGRKPAMHVNKLPLPNALKEYILNFEF